The genomic stretch TCAGTGACAAGACAAAGAGAACTCGGGGTATCCTAGAATGGGAGGAGGGTTGCTCGATCCAGCCTGGGATCCTATCTAGGGCTTTGTCAAGGGCTTCCAGGGAGGTGATCTGTGGATCAGGCCTTGAGAAAACAACCTGCGTCAGAAGGAGGTTTGGGACCTTCATGACAGGGCTGGTGGACTGACGCAGAGAGAGCCACTTCTTCAAGAAACAGCAAGACATCTCATGGCTGTCCTGAGCAGGAGCTGATGAGTGGTCTGGAGAGGGGCGGTGACCACAGTGTCGGGGGGCCTCGGGTACTGGTGAGGAGTGGGTGTGGCTGCAGCAGGAAGAGGAATGATGATGTGCAGCCCAGGAGGCTGATCAAGTCATAGGTGGGAGATGACCAGAGTACCAGAGTGGGGGCAGATTAGGACCTAGAGAAAGGAGCCAAGGATTATCCAGCTCCTCTCACTTTCTGGCCCTCTACTTGGGTGGGGCTCTTGCATCTGTCATGGaaagagcagaagaaagaaacacaggtGTGGGGAGATCAGGCCTCGGGTGCTATGGGACCAGATGGGACACAGGTGAGAGGTCAGGGTTGGCCCAACAACTAAGGGAGTCTTTGGCATCCAGCAGATTACAGCCTCAGTGGTAATCCCCCCAGGAGAGGTTACAGCAGGAGCCTACAAGATTAGAATAGGggacaggtgcacctgggtggttcagttgattaagtgtccaactttgtctctggtcatgatctcacggtttgtcggtttgagccccgcatagggttctgtgctgacagctcagagcctggagcctgctttggattctgtgtctccctctctttctgcccctcctccactcttgctctgtctctctctttctctaaaatgaacatctagaaaaagttaaaaaaaaaaaaaagaataagggacAAATGCCACATGTGGGGGAAGACAGTATAGAGGGAAGGTGACCAAGGGGAAACAGcccagaagaaggaaggacaaCAGGTGCTGGAGGGAGAGTCTGAGCAGGTCAGGTGACTCAGGGCAGAGTTGGCAGGGACAGGCAGGGATAGGCTCACTGGGAAAGAGCCAGGCCCATACCAGGGGTGGGGTGCGAGTCTCCTGCTGTGGCATGGTGGGCTGTCACCTTCTTACCCACCCATCTGTTTTTTGCACAGGGACCAGAACTGTGACCACTGGACCAAAATTTTCATCCCAAATTTGCATCTAGGCCAATTCAACCTGAGCAATATTGAGCGTGAGTCCTGAGTGGGGTGCATCTCCAAGGCCCCagacctccctgcccctccatgcAGATACCAAACTGTGGAGGCCAGGGAGGAAGCAATAGCTCCCTCTGCCTGGCCAGGGCATGCTGATCCCTCACTATCCACCATGCAGGTTACACTGGAACGCAGAACTACACTACCCGAGTGGTGACCACAAACTACAACCAGTTTGCCATACTGTACTTCAAGAAAGTTTTCAACAACCAGGAGTACATCAAGGTTACACTCTATGGTGTGTCTTACCCCCTCTGAGACCTGGCTCTTGTTCATGCTGGGGGAAAAGAGGCCCATCACATCCAGTCCTCACATCCCCTTTACTCTGAGTCCCTGGGTGGTGGGCAGGGGTCTTTCCACAGAACCTCTCATGAGAAAGGGGTCTGAGGTTTCATTCACATGTTCAACAATATTTATGGAACTTTTGCCAGCCACTAACCAGCCATCTTGCCCACAGGGAGGAACAAGGACCTGCCTTCTGTGCTGAAGGAAGTCTTCATCAGTTTCGCCAAATCCCTGGGACTCACCGAAGACCACATCATCTTCCTTATCCCCATCGGTAGTCACCAgttgggaagagaggaagggcacTTGGGGACTAGCCAGGTCTGATGTTGCCTCACTAGGGAAGGGGGTAGAGGAGGGACCCAGGTCCCTGCTACAGTTACTGGAGCCCCAGGAGCCACTTCAGGTTCAGGAAGACCCTGCCACACCCAGGGTTCTGGTTCCCAAATATTCCTCCTTCACAATAGCTCAGGCCTGCCCACATGAGAATTACACATCTGGGGCCAAGTTTCCTCCGTCTCCTTGCCTGGTCACCTCTCCCTTTGCCCAGGCTCGTTTCTCCTGGGCCACCTCCCTTTCGCCCTGGGGCTGGCTCACTACTGACTTGGGAGGTGCCCTTGTCTTCAGGCAGCCTGGCCTGCGCAAGTGCCTCCCCAAGGCTGAGGGTCTGTCAGGACTCAGCAGGCAAACAGGCAGAAGGCTTGGTGCCCAATCAGAACTGTGGCTGGGCCACACCGGCCTCCTTTGGAGAATGGGTGTCACCCAGGTCTTCTTGTCCTCAAGCCTCTCCCTCAGTCCCCTGCACCATCATCCATCATTCTGCTATACCATC from Panthera uncia isolate 11264 chromosome D4, Puncia_PCG_1.0, whole genome shotgun sequence encodes the following:
- the LOC125921766 gene encoding neutrophil gelatinase-associated lipocalin-like: MALGLLWLGLALLGALQTQAQDSTPNPIPAPPLLRVPLQSDFQNEKFQGKWYVLGLAGNEFNKEKHSQLKMYTATYVLNEDNSYNVTSTVVWDQNCDHWTKIFIPNLHLGQFNLSNIERYTGTQNYTTRVVTTNYNQFAILYFKKVFNNQEYIKVTLYGRNKDLPSVLKEVFISFAKSLGLTEDHIIFLIPIDECMDK